The following are encoded together in the Vidua macroura isolate BioBank_ID:100142 chromosome 6, ASM2450914v1, whole genome shotgun sequence genome:
- the TMEM86A gene encoding lysoplasmalogenase-like protein TMEM86A isoform X1: protein MVSPVTVVKSEGPKLVPFFKATCVYFVLWLPTSSPSWFSALIKCLPIFCLWVFLLAHGINFLVSHRSASRILAGLIFSAVGDAFLIWQEQGYFIHGLLMFAITHILYSSAFGMKPLHLKAGLLMGVVSSSCYAFLYSYLSGPFTYLVAVYIALIGFMGWRAVAGVQLCNDLWTWTKLSACVGAMLFMVSDLTIALNKFCFPVPYSRVIIMATYYAAQMLIALSAVETRDEEDFRKRS from the exons ATGGTGTCCCCCGTCACTGTG gtgaagAGTGAAGGCCCCAAACTGGTCCCCTTCTTTAAAGCCACTTGTGTCTATTTTGTCCTCTGGCTGCCAacttccagcccctcctggttCAGTGCCCTCATTAAATGTTTACCCATCTTTTGCCTGTGGGTTTTCCTTCTGGCTCATGGGATTAACTTCTTAGTGTCACACCGGAGTGCCAGCCGCATCCTAGCAGGACTCATATTCTCGGCAGTAGGAGACGCCTTTCTCatctggcaggagcagggctacTTCATTCATG GTCTGCTGATGTTCGCCATCACACATATCCTGTACTCTTCAGCCTTTGGCATGAAGCCTTTGCACCTCAAAGCCGGCTTACTGATGGGTGTTGTTTCCAGTTCCTGCTATGCCTTCCTGTACTCCTACCTCTCGGGTCCATTCACCTACCTGGTGGCCGTCTACATAGCCCTGATCGGCTTCATGGGCTGGCGGGCGGTGGCGGGTGTGCAGCTGTGCAATGACCTGTGGACGTGGACCAAGCTGTCAGCCTGCGTGGGTGCCATGCTCTTCATGGTGTCGGACCTCACCATCGCGCTCAACAAGTTCTGCTTCCCCGTGCCCTACTCACGCGTCATCATCATGGCCACCTACTATGCGGCCCAAATGCTGATTGCACTGTCGGCCGTGGAGACCAGAGATGAGGAGGACTTCAGGAAGAGGAGCTAG
- the TMEM86A gene encoding lysoplasmalogenase-like protein TMEM86A isoform X2 translates to MMQEVKSEGPKLVPFFKATCVYFVLWLPTSSPSWFSALIKCLPIFCLWVFLLAHGINFLVSHRSASRILAGLIFSAVGDAFLIWQEQGYFIHGLLMFAITHILYSSAFGMKPLHLKAGLLMGVVSSSCYAFLYSYLSGPFTYLVAVYIALIGFMGWRAVAGVQLCNDLWTWTKLSACVGAMLFMVSDLTIALNKFCFPVPYSRVIIMATYYAAQMLIALSAVETRDEEDFRKRS, encoded by the exons ATGATGCAGGAA gtgaagAGTGAAGGCCCCAAACTGGTCCCCTTCTTTAAAGCCACTTGTGTCTATTTTGTCCTCTGGCTGCCAacttccagcccctcctggttCAGTGCCCTCATTAAATGTTTACCCATCTTTTGCCTGTGGGTTTTCCTTCTGGCTCATGGGATTAACTTCTTAGTGTCACACCGGAGTGCCAGCCGCATCCTAGCAGGACTCATATTCTCGGCAGTAGGAGACGCCTTTCTCatctggcaggagcagggctacTTCATTCATG GTCTGCTGATGTTCGCCATCACACATATCCTGTACTCTTCAGCCTTTGGCATGAAGCCTTTGCACCTCAAAGCCGGCTTACTGATGGGTGTTGTTTCCAGTTCCTGCTATGCCTTCCTGTACTCCTACCTCTCGGGTCCATTCACCTACCTGGTGGCCGTCTACATAGCCCTGATCGGCTTCATGGGCTGGCGGGCGGTGGCGGGTGTGCAGCTGTGCAATGACCTGTGGACGTGGACCAAGCTGTCAGCCTGCGTGGGTGCCATGCTCTTCATGGTGTCGGACCTCACCATCGCGCTCAACAAGTTCTGCTTCCCCGTGCCCTACTCACGCGTCATCATCATGGCCACCTACTATGCGGCCCAAATGCTGATTGCACTGTCGGCCGTGGAGACCAGAGATGAGGAGGACTTCAGGAAGAGGAGCTAG